A window from Argopecten irradians isolate NY chromosome 3, Ai_NY, whole genome shotgun sequence encodes these proteins:
- the LOC138318661 gene encoding regulator of G-protein signaling 22-like isoform X1: protein MQNVESEDTTHRSFGGRMKNALDITGENFEDLLAYDDLFLDYFNAFLALNVFPIATTYNRLTGSFEEVNYSDDDHGGSSASSQRSLQYAPTDEERDQLLVWAREERLPLFLSTQLFREFKLCKLLLRALDDRYSAGRHSTMIRGYSRQSESYVSSFSNSADNSAHDEIDDDEDIFMDSSNLRHSGLYRYQRPGSKALSVPTRMCLGSETTQRGSTITATQDSSRGQSQSAKNKKKKELNFTEGTVPGLELNADQTPVSRENTVVKFDEKQSGDEKRRKSSRRSRRNVPVSDVEETFLRHVRALSAPVNYEEYMRHPKYVDFDFLFGEAEPDTQGQVYVTFEDEHVSDEQTENDVKNLEGRLKMSLQQLKEQALGSYGGMEAYKEFLKGTAGDQLINFWLDCEYYKDTVENFDELSQNDIRNRLFRDIRDRYKMNLTEDARNQISKSASCASLSHTIFLRTQYDVLRRLRAYWVPRFLIHQERLREFSDIGAGMGITMLAKLGNGTRHALPFFPSISLVNSMPVRPDDVLTYSKTKNWEFISQGGRRLDNRVTSAKVRQMPPARILYSRSTRIAKNRFIMALMGDKVAGGPFQRFLERQSDRLLLSNLLFWQDVTEYGQAEDRSADRLLRLCHSWTIYNKYLLPNSHYSIGLSETERDELHATLLKAKDFVEASVFNMAKFHAMERLERAWMRYLQEDLKAFLDAHVRPGAESPPSTADVIHISVAGDELLITRPMPWVKRVPTTDSQRAAQLRQALGLGADMNSEQRAEMRAKARERRKEMERERKKAIRAAYRRVKEAKQKKDTEKKEDGDDMDYDIEGDEKRSAKPPPPFTEMTHNKQFMTNFKKHLQESEDKERLNMVSLYLDTDTYLNLGSSKTDQKKKETHAGFIFKTYVDSHGKKHLSFPDKLTNKIGERPKTGAIKEMQSIVVPKLEEAFNAFLVEKASENGMDPRDFANLSQAELALRMGTETSMNWKKGRKGKTPDPLELSNSNLSKGLNGKVIREIEFPAITVSLYEHEQDEDNRATRKVHFAGDNEDENFQVQLHKSATPSIRRTLYSRPQNTRKRNIKDESARTASQTDQGPGGRRGRRNKLNVKTGRAQPTKDDREEFFKALKSSAAGHLTLTMLYFYKYLQKHGEEENAPLLDKDLFFYIEVQKFKDCSHAYADEESLRKKVQSIMECFLDAITSPALQIDVTQATQDKAIRAAQRYLQGKDVMASIFDEPQLMVFKELLPYWAGFRRTFQPPDDPTKRPVTKHEKMLKKRLEAIENYEIPSNEFHLPSIPEGSIAAYTFSLSDGVRWRREATLKEVSTEEAQSILGSPIDRSETATTLRGGKSGVESLRKRVKSQSHLSVPGMSSGRTSPGHSVSVKD, encoded by the exons CACCCAACTTTTCCGGGAATTCAAACTTTGTAAGCTGCTACTACGTGCCTTAGATGACCGCTACTCAGCTGGACGCCACTCAACCATGATTAGGGGGTACAGCCGACAGTCAGAGAGCTATGTGTCCAGTTTTAGTAACAGCGCAGACAACAGTGCTCATGATgaaattgatgatgatgaagatattTTTATGGACTCGAGTAACCTGCGGCATTCAGGCTTGTACAGATATCAGCGTCCAGGAAGTAAAGCTCTGAGCGTGCCCACTCGAATGTGTCTAGGTTCAG AAACAACCCAAAGAGGCAGTACGATAACAGCTACCCAGGATTCATCTCGCGGACAATCACAAAGTgccaaaaacaaaaagaaaaa AGAGCTAAATTTTACAGAAGGCACTGTACCAGGTTTAGAACTTAATGCTGACCAGACACCAGTGTCCAGAGAAAACACAGTGGTCAAGTTTGACGAAAAACAATCAG GTGATGAGAAAAGACGGAAATCATCAAGACGGAGTCGAAGGAATGTCCCAGTCTCAGATGTGGAGGAGACTTTCCTCAGACATGTCAG AGCTTTGTCAGCCCCTGTTAACTATGAGGAGTACATGCGGCATCCAAAGTATGTCGACTTTGACTTTTTGTTCGGTGAAGCAGAGCCTGACACCCAGGGCCAGGTGTATGTGACATTCGAGGACGAACATGTTAGTGATGAACagacagaaaatgatgtgaaaaaCCTTGAAGGGCGTCTCAAAATGTCTCTACAGCAGCTCAAAGAACAGGCCCTTGGCTCG TATGGGGGTATGGAGGCCTACAAGGAGTTCCTGAAAGGGACTGCTGGGGACCAACTCATCAATTTCTGGCTCGACTGCGAGTACTACAAAGACACAGTGGAAAATTTTGATGAGCTATCTCAAAATGACATCAGAAACAGACTTTTCAG GGATATTAGGGACCGCTATAAGATGAATCTGACAGAGGATGCTAGAAACCAAATCTCCAAATCAGCCAGCTGTGCCAGCCTTAGCCATACCATCTTCCTCCGTACACAGTACGACGTGCTGCGGAGGCTGAGGGCATACTGGGTACCTCGCTTCCTCATCCACCAGGAGCGCCTCCGCGAGTTTAG TGATATTGGTGCTGGAATGGGAATCACCATGTTGGCTAAACTCGGAAATGGGACAAGACACGCCCTTCCATTCTTTCCATCAATCTCATTAGTCAACTCTATGCCAGTCCGTCCAGACGATGTGCTCACCTACTCCAAAACAAAGAATTGGGAATTTATAAGTCAAGGAGGCCGTCGCCTTGACAACAGGGTGACCTCTGCTAAGGTCAGACAGATGCCCCCTGCTAG AATTTTGTATTCACGTTCGACAAG AATTGCCAAAAATCGGTTTATCATGGCTCTCATGGGAGACAAAGTGGCTGGAGGTCCGTTCCAGCGATTCCTGGAGAg gcAAAGTGACCGTCTGTTGTTGTCGAACCTGCTGTTCTGGCAGGATGTGACAGAATATGGCCAAGCTGAGGATAGATCCGCTGACCGTCTGCTCCGACTATGTCATTCCTGGACGATCTACAATAAATACTTACTGCCCAACAGTCACTACAGTATAG GTCTGTCTGAAACTGAGAGAGATGAACTCCATGCTACGTTACTCAAAGCCAAGGACTTTGTGGAGGCCTCTGTGTTCAACATGGCCAAATTCCATGCTATGGAGAGGCTAGAGAGAGCATGGATGCGATATCTTCAAGAGGATCTGAAAGCATTCCTTGA TGCCCATGTGCGACCAGGAGCAGAGAGTCCCCCCTCTACTGCTGATGTGATCCATATTTCTGTGGCTGGAGATGAACTTCTCATCACACGCCCCATGCCATGGGTTAAAAG GGTCCCAACAACTGACTCCCAGAGAGCAGCTCAGTTACGGCAAGCACTGGGTCTCGGTGCTGATATGAACAGCGAACAGAGGGCTGAGATGAGGGCTAAAGCTCGGGAGCGACGTAAAGAGATGGAACGAGAGAGGAAAAAGGCGATAAGGGCGGCTTACCGAAGAGTGAAGGAGGCAAAACAGAAGAAGGATACTGAG AAGAAAGAAGATGGGGATGATATGGATTATGACATAGAAGGAGACGAGAAAAGATCAGCCAAACCGCCGCCACCATTTACAGAGATGACACACAACAAGCA ATTTATGACAAACTTCAAAAAGCATTTACAAGAGTCTGAGGACAAGGAACGTCTCAACATGGTCAGTCTGTATTTGGACACCGACACCTACCTCAACCTAGGCTCAAGTAAAACTGACCAGAAAAAGAAGGAAACTCACGCTGGATTTATCTTCAA AACTTACGTTGATTCTCATGGTAAGAAGCACCTGAGCTTCCCCGACAAGCTGACAAATAAGATTGGAGAGAGACCTAAGACTGGAGCCATCAAGGAAATGCAGAGCATTGTCGTACCAAAACTAGAGGAAGCTTTTAATGCCTTCCTAGTG GAAAAAGCTTCTGAGAATGGAATGGACCCCAGAGACTTTGCCAATCTTTCTCAAGCAGAACTAGCCCTTCGTATGGGCACAGAAACATCAATGAACTGGAAAAAGGGTCGAAAGGGAAAG ACACCTGATCCACTTGAATTATCGAATAGCAACTTAAGCAAAGGACTTAATGGTAAAGTGATTCGGGAGATTGAATTTCCTGCGATTACTGTTAGCCTTTACGAACACGAACAAGATGAGGACAATAGAGCGACCCGCAAAGTGCATTTTGCGGGCGATAACGAGGATGAAAATTTCCAG gtacaacTGCACAAAAGTGCCACTCCCAGCATCAGGAGAACTTTGTATTCTAGACCTCAAAATACAAGGAAAAGAAACATAAAG GATGAATCAGCACGAACTGCATCACAGACCGACCAGGGGCCTGGTGGTCGGCGGGGACgcagaaataaattaaatgtgaAG ACTGGACGTGCCCAGCCAACTAAAGATGACCGAGAGGAATTCTTCAAGGCGTTGAAATCGTCTGCTGCAGGTCACCTGACCCTAACAATGctgtatttctataaatatctaCAGAAACATGGCGAGGAAGAAAATGCTCCACTTCTTGACAAAGATCTTTTCTTCTACATTGAAGTTCAGAAATTCAAG GACTGTAGCCATGCTTATGCTGATGAGGAATCTCTGCGAAAGAAAGTACAGTCTATCATGGAATGTTTTCTGGACGCTATCACCAGCCCAGCTCTTCAG ATTGACGTGACTCAGGCCACTCAGGATAAGGCCATCCGGGCAGCCCAGCGCTACTTACAAGGGAAGGATGTGATGGCGAGTATATTTGACGAGCCACAACTAATGGTGTTCAAAGAGTTACTACCCTACTGGGCAGGGTTTAGACGGACATTCCAACCTCCAGACGATCCAACCAAACGCCCag tCACTAAACATGAGAAAATGCTAAAGAAGAGACTAGAGGCCATTGAGAACTATGAGATCCCATCTAATGAATTCCACCTTCCATCCATCCCAGAGGGATCTATAGCAGCATATACATTTTCACTTTCTGATGGAGTCAGATGGCGG CGTGAGGCGACCCTGAAG GAGGTTTCAACTGAAGAAGCTCAGAGTATATTAGGAAGTCCTATCGACCGATCTGAGACGGCGACAACTCTAAGAGGTGGGAAAAGCGGCGTGGAGTCGCTACGGAAACGAGTCAAATCACAGTCACACCTGAGTGTACCTGGAATGAGTTCAGGTCGTACTTCTCCTGGACATTCAGTATCAGTCAAAGACTGA
- the LOC138318661 gene encoding regulator of G-protein signaling 22-like isoform X4 gives MQNVESEDTTHRSFGGRMKNALDITGENFEDLLAYDDLFLDYFNAFLALNVFPIATTYNRLTGSFEEVNYSDDDHGGSSASSQRSLQYAPTDEERDQLLVWAREERLPLFLSTQLFREFKLCKLLLRALDDRYSAGRHSTMIRGYSRQSESYVSSFSNSADNSAHDEIDDDEDIFMDSSNLRHSGLYRYQRPGSKALSVPTRMCLGSETTQRGSTITATQDSSRGQSQSAKNKKKKELNFTEGTVPGLELNADQTPVSRENTVVKFDEKQSGDEKRRKSSRRSRRNVPVSDVEETFLRHVRALSAPVNYEEYMRHPKYVDFDFLFGEAEPDTQGQVYVTFEDEHVSDEQTENDVKNLEGRLKMSLQQLKEQALGSYGGMEAYKEFLKGTAGDQLINFWLDCEYYKDTVENFDELSQNDIRNRLFRDIRDRYKMNLTEDARNQISKSASCASLSHTIFLRTQYDVLRRLRAYWVPRFLIHQERLREFSDIGAGMGITMLAKLGNGTRHALPFFPSISLVNSMPVRPDDVLTYSKTKNWEFISQGGRRLDNRVTSAKVRQMPPARIAKNRFIMALMGDKVAGGPFQRFLERQSDRLLLSNLLFWQDVTEYGQAEDRSADRLLRLCHSWTIYNKYLLPNSHYSIGLSETERDELHATLLKAKDFVEASVFNMAKFHAMERLERAWMRYLQEDLKAFLDAHVRPGAESPPSTADVIHISVAGDELLITRPMPWVKRVPTTDSQRAAQLRQALGLGADMNSEQRAEMRAKARERRKEMERERKKAIRAAYRRVKEAKQKKDTEKKEDGDDMDYDIEGDEKRSAKPPPPFTEMTHNKQFMTNFKKHLQESEDKERLNMVSLYLDTDTYLNLGSSKTDQKKKETHAGFIFKTYVDSHGKKHLSFPDKLTNKIGERPKTGAIKEMQSIVVPKLEEAFNAFLVEKASENGMDPRDFANLSQAELALRMGTETSMNWKKGRKGKTPDPLELSNSNLSKGLNGKVIREIEFPAITVSLYEHEQDEDNRATRKVHFAGDNEDENFQVQLHKSATPSIRRTLYSRPQNTRKRNIKDESARTASQTDQGPGGRRGRRNKLNVKTGRAQPTKDDREEFFKALKSSAAGHLTLTMLYFYKYLQKHGEEENAPLLDKDLFFYIEVQKFKDCSHAYADEESLRKKVQSIMECFLDAITSPALQIDVTQATQDKAIRAAQRYLQGKDVMASIFDEPQLMVFKELLPYWAGFRRTFQPPDDPTKRPVTKHEKMLKKRLEAIENYEIPSNEFHLPSIPEGSIAAYTFSLSDGVRWRREATLKEVSTEEAQSILGSPIDRSETATTLRGGKSGVESLRKRVKSQSHLSVPGMSSGRTSPGHSVSVKD, from the exons CACCCAACTTTTCCGGGAATTCAAACTTTGTAAGCTGCTACTACGTGCCTTAGATGACCGCTACTCAGCTGGACGCCACTCAACCATGATTAGGGGGTACAGCCGACAGTCAGAGAGCTATGTGTCCAGTTTTAGTAACAGCGCAGACAACAGTGCTCATGATgaaattgatgatgatgaagatattTTTATGGACTCGAGTAACCTGCGGCATTCAGGCTTGTACAGATATCAGCGTCCAGGAAGTAAAGCTCTGAGCGTGCCCACTCGAATGTGTCTAGGTTCAG AAACAACCCAAAGAGGCAGTACGATAACAGCTACCCAGGATTCATCTCGCGGACAATCACAAAGTgccaaaaacaaaaagaaaaa AGAGCTAAATTTTACAGAAGGCACTGTACCAGGTTTAGAACTTAATGCTGACCAGACACCAGTGTCCAGAGAAAACACAGTGGTCAAGTTTGACGAAAAACAATCAG GTGATGAGAAAAGACGGAAATCATCAAGACGGAGTCGAAGGAATGTCCCAGTCTCAGATGTGGAGGAGACTTTCCTCAGACATGTCAG AGCTTTGTCAGCCCCTGTTAACTATGAGGAGTACATGCGGCATCCAAAGTATGTCGACTTTGACTTTTTGTTCGGTGAAGCAGAGCCTGACACCCAGGGCCAGGTGTATGTGACATTCGAGGACGAACATGTTAGTGATGAACagacagaaaatgatgtgaaaaaCCTTGAAGGGCGTCTCAAAATGTCTCTACAGCAGCTCAAAGAACAGGCCCTTGGCTCG TATGGGGGTATGGAGGCCTACAAGGAGTTCCTGAAAGGGACTGCTGGGGACCAACTCATCAATTTCTGGCTCGACTGCGAGTACTACAAAGACACAGTGGAAAATTTTGATGAGCTATCTCAAAATGACATCAGAAACAGACTTTTCAG GGATATTAGGGACCGCTATAAGATGAATCTGACAGAGGATGCTAGAAACCAAATCTCCAAATCAGCCAGCTGTGCCAGCCTTAGCCATACCATCTTCCTCCGTACACAGTACGACGTGCTGCGGAGGCTGAGGGCATACTGGGTACCTCGCTTCCTCATCCACCAGGAGCGCCTCCGCGAGTTTAG TGATATTGGTGCTGGAATGGGAATCACCATGTTGGCTAAACTCGGAAATGGGACAAGACACGCCCTTCCATTCTTTCCATCAATCTCATTAGTCAACTCTATGCCAGTCCGTCCAGACGATGTGCTCACCTACTCCAAAACAAAGAATTGGGAATTTATAAGTCAAGGAGGCCGTCGCCTTGACAACAGGGTGACCTCTGCTAAGGTCAGACAGATGCCCCCTGCTAG AATTGCCAAAAATCGGTTTATCATGGCTCTCATGGGAGACAAAGTGGCTGGAGGTCCGTTCCAGCGATTCCTGGAGAg gcAAAGTGACCGTCTGTTGTTGTCGAACCTGCTGTTCTGGCAGGATGTGACAGAATATGGCCAAGCTGAGGATAGATCCGCTGACCGTCTGCTCCGACTATGTCATTCCTGGACGATCTACAATAAATACTTACTGCCCAACAGTCACTACAGTATAG GTCTGTCTGAAACTGAGAGAGATGAACTCCATGCTACGTTACTCAAAGCCAAGGACTTTGTGGAGGCCTCTGTGTTCAACATGGCCAAATTCCATGCTATGGAGAGGCTAGAGAGAGCATGGATGCGATATCTTCAAGAGGATCTGAAAGCATTCCTTGA TGCCCATGTGCGACCAGGAGCAGAGAGTCCCCCCTCTACTGCTGATGTGATCCATATTTCTGTGGCTGGAGATGAACTTCTCATCACACGCCCCATGCCATGGGTTAAAAG GGTCCCAACAACTGACTCCCAGAGAGCAGCTCAGTTACGGCAAGCACTGGGTCTCGGTGCTGATATGAACAGCGAACAGAGGGCTGAGATGAGGGCTAAAGCTCGGGAGCGACGTAAAGAGATGGAACGAGAGAGGAAAAAGGCGATAAGGGCGGCTTACCGAAGAGTGAAGGAGGCAAAACAGAAGAAGGATACTGAG AAGAAAGAAGATGGGGATGATATGGATTATGACATAGAAGGAGACGAGAAAAGATCAGCCAAACCGCCGCCACCATTTACAGAGATGACACACAACAAGCA ATTTATGACAAACTTCAAAAAGCATTTACAAGAGTCTGAGGACAAGGAACGTCTCAACATGGTCAGTCTGTATTTGGACACCGACACCTACCTCAACCTAGGCTCAAGTAAAACTGACCAGAAAAAGAAGGAAACTCACGCTGGATTTATCTTCAA AACTTACGTTGATTCTCATGGTAAGAAGCACCTGAGCTTCCCCGACAAGCTGACAAATAAGATTGGAGAGAGACCTAAGACTGGAGCCATCAAGGAAATGCAGAGCATTGTCGTACCAAAACTAGAGGAAGCTTTTAATGCCTTCCTAGTG GAAAAAGCTTCTGAGAATGGAATGGACCCCAGAGACTTTGCCAATCTTTCTCAAGCAGAACTAGCCCTTCGTATGGGCACAGAAACATCAATGAACTGGAAAAAGGGTCGAAAGGGAAAG ACACCTGATCCACTTGAATTATCGAATAGCAACTTAAGCAAAGGACTTAATGGTAAAGTGATTCGGGAGATTGAATTTCCTGCGATTACTGTTAGCCTTTACGAACACGAACAAGATGAGGACAATAGAGCGACCCGCAAAGTGCATTTTGCGGGCGATAACGAGGATGAAAATTTCCAG gtacaacTGCACAAAAGTGCCACTCCCAGCATCAGGAGAACTTTGTATTCTAGACCTCAAAATACAAGGAAAAGAAACATAAAG GATGAATCAGCACGAACTGCATCACAGACCGACCAGGGGCCTGGTGGTCGGCGGGGACgcagaaataaattaaatgtgaAG ACTGGACGTGCCCAGCCAACTAAAGATGACCGAGAGGAATTCTTCAAGGCGTTGAAATCGTCTGCTGCAGGTCACCTGACCCTAACAATGctgtatttctataaatatctaCAGAAACATGGCGAGGAAGAAAATGCTCCACTTCTTGACAAAGATCTTTTCTTCTACATTGAAGTTCAGAAATTCAAG GACTGTAGCCATGCTTATGCTGATGAGGAATCTCTGCGAAAGAAAGTACAGTCTATCATGGAATGTTTTCTGGACGCTATCACCAGCCCAGCTCTTCAG ATTGACGTGACTCAGGCCACTCAGGATAAGGCCATCCGGGCAGCCCAGCGCTACTTACAAGGGAAGGATGTGATGGCGAGTATATTTGACGAGCCACAACTAATGGTGTTCAAAGAGTTACTACCCTACTGGGCAGGGTTTAGACGGACATTCCAACCTCCAGACGATCCAACCAAACGCCCag tCACTAAACATGAGAAAATGCTAAAGAAGAGACTAGAGGCCATTGAGAACTATGAGATCCCATCTAATGAATTCCACCTTCCATCCATCCCAGAGGGATCTATAGCAGCATATACATTTTCACTTTCTGATGGAGTCAGATGGCGG CGTGAGGCGACCCTGAAG GAGGTTTCAACTGAAGAAGCTCAGAGTATATTAGGAAGTCCTATCGACCGATCTGAGACGGCGACAACTCTAAGAGGTGGGAAAAGCGGCGTGGAGTCGCTACGGAAACGAGTCAAATCACAGTCACACCTGAGTGTACCTGGAATGAGTTCAGGTCGTACTTCTCCTGGACATTCAGTATCAGTCAAAGACTGA